GATTCCTTCGCTCTTCCCCACATGTCCAACTTTGGCCAAGCTTCACACCCCATAGACAAGGAACGGTCGAGAGAAGAACCCTTTACTGCCATATTGAACGCACGATCCTCTCGTACGCCGACTGCGCGCTAACCCCCTTGGACAGCAAAATCAGGGATCTGAGTATTGAGTTTTCACATCAAGTCCAGGCTACGTGGCGGCCGCAAACTCCTACCatgagctcgccgccaaggtcgCAGGCTGCTTCCATCTCGCCATTTCTTGACACCAAGATGTCTTTAGCTGGCAAATCATTGTCGATCTCTAGCGAAGGAGAGTCTCGTGCCTTCAAGGCCCGCAAACTGCTCCCCGACAGTCATGCACAGAGTCAGACAGACTTGGGCCAAAGGTCTGACGAGTCGGACGAATCTGACGACGAGCTCTTCCTTGACATCGACATGGATGCGCTGCGACAACGAGGCAAGGGGACTTACTCATGTCCAAAGGGAACCCGGTGTAAGAAGGGCGGAGTCGACAAGGAAGGAAACTTGATCATTTTCGATCGGAATTCCTCGTTTGCGTACGTTACCGCTCAGGCTCTGCCTTCATGATCTCGCTCTGCCCGGCGCGTCCTCGGAGCCGCGGCCCGGAATCGAATAAACCGCCATTGCTCCATGCTGACGGATGAGCACAGGCAGCACTGCAACAAGCATCGGAAGCCATGGCGGTGTGACATTGCCGGATGTCCAAATCCGCCCAAGAAGCGCCGGTTTGCTCGTCGAGACGGCCTAGAAAGGCACAAAGCCACGGTCAAGCACTACGTCGTGACGTAGACCGCGAGCGTGGAAGCGCGACTTCTTTCGTCGCGGCAGTTGAAAGAGCATCGGGCCTACCCTGGCTCCTTTTATCTGCAGAAGACCATCCAAAGCCACAACAGAACACGAGGGTGAATTCGGGAGGGGCCGTACGTGGCACATGTGGGTCGTCATTGGCTCCAGTTCTTGACCGGCCTGCTGCGATGGTTCATCCGAGGAACCTTGCTGCGGGGACTGCAGGAGTCGGTGTGAAATAAAGGCCCCAACAGCAGGCTCACACCCGATGATACGTCGTCCATTGTCATGGGGTCAACTCGGGCATCCGTGCAAGTCTATAACGCGCATGCGTTTCGACCTTGATTCCCTGGCCGAGGGCCCACTAAGAAAGCGTCTCAAGGCCAGGTGTCACACGCACGGTGGTGAGTGGTGACATCCTT
This sequence is a window from Purpureocillium takamizusanense chromosome 8, complete sequence. Protein-coding genes within it:
- a CDS encoding uncharacterized protein (EggNog:ENOG503P7I3), producing the protein MSMPPASSVFDSGLDGFSSPYLDEIVRNSISHAMDTLDISAPSPGPPSASDLLNDMGDYCSRTAMMWALVTENLLKGPHLEQAARRAHERSCTDSGMSDLSEVARIDVDIARLRKIRDLSIEFSHQVQATWRPQTPTMSSPPRSQAASISPFLDTKMSLAGKSLSISSEGESRAFKARKLLPDSHAQSQTDLGQRSDESDESDDELFLDIDMDALRQRGKGTYSCPKGTRCKKGGVDKEGNLIIFDRNSSFAQHCNKHRKPWRCDIAGCPNPPKKRRFARRDGLERHKATVKHYVVT